From Hartmannibacter diazotrophicus, a single genomic window includes:
- a CDS encoding PhzF family phenazine biosynthesis protein — protein sequence MKRDYMVLDVFTDRALAGNPLAVVLDGKELSTATMQAITREFNLSETVFVLPAEHPGHSAKIRIFTPAHELPFAGHPTIGTAIALAERRFDGVAERQDAVIVLEENIGAVRCAVELMPGKASRALFDLPKLPEAIPVEVPKDVVADAVGLEPNEIGFENHCVSAYSAGVPYVFIPVTDLEVIRRVKVNADKVLRALTSTGTSSLYFYTRDTQHVANDFHARMMSASMGVGEDPATGSAVAAFAGAIMRFDGATDGEHPMVIEQGYEMGRPSHIELELLVAGGKLSGARIAGSAVVVAEGSLRI from the coding sequence ATGAAGCGCGACTACATGGTCCTCGATGTCTTCACCGATCGGGCGCTGGCCGGCAACCCGTTGGCGGTCGTCCTTGACGGCAAGGAGCTGTCGACGGCGACGATGCAGGCGATCACCCGCGAGTTCAATCTGTCCGAGACGGTCTTCGTGCTGCCGGCGGAGCATCCCGGCCATTCCGCCAAGATCCGCATCTTCACGCCCGCGCACGAACTGCCCTTCGCCGGACACCCGACCATCGGCACGGCCATCGCGCTGGCCGAACGGCGGTTCGACGGAGTCGCGGAGCGGCAGGACGCCGTGATCGTGCTGGAAGAAAACATCGGGGCCGTGCGCTGCGCGGTGGAACTGATGCCGGGCAAGGCGAGCCGCGCCCTGTTCGACCTGCCGAAGCTGCCGGAAGCGATCCCGGTCGAGGTGCCGAAGGACGTCGTCGCCGATGCGGTCGGGCTGGAGCCGAACGAAATCGGATTCGAGAACCACTGCGTTTCGGCCTATTCGGCGGGCGTGCCCTATGTCTTCATCCCGGTCACCGACCTGGAGGTGATCCGCCGGGTGAAGGTCAACGCGGACAAGGTGCTCAGGGCCCTCACCTCGACAGGAACCAGTTCGCTCTATTTCTACACGCGCGACACGCAGCATGTGGCCAATGATTTCCACGCCCGGATGATGTCGGCCAGCATGGGCGTTGGCGAGGATCCGGCCACGGGATCGGCGGTCGCCGCCTTTGCCGGTGCCATCATGCGCTTTGACGGGGCGACGGACGGCGAGCATCCGATGGTGATCGAGCAGGGCTACGAGATGGGCCGGCCGAGCCATATCGAGCTGGAACTTCTGGTGGCCGGCGGCAAGCTCTCCGGCGCCCGGATTGCCGGCAGCGCGGTCGTGGTCGCCGAAGGCAGCCTTCGCATCTGA